From Planctomicrobium piriforme, a single genomic window includes:
- the thpR gene encoding RNA 2',3'-cyclic phosphodiesterase translates to MSSARSPLAADTESVRYFVAVPLPPHVEQSLAAMQPRGLEGARLADPDSFHLTLHFLGSLSSEQISEVIAALNDVAFATFPLTIRGANVFRRDGVPFVLWAGVDDCPALRDLQREIGTALHSASGFQPENRTYSPHITLARLKENVLDSELSAELRRNAEVVIAEIAISQFALFSSRNENGVPYYRVEAQFSNDART, encoded by the coding sequence ATGTCCTCTGCACGTTCACCGCTCGCCGCTGATACGGAATCCGTCCGCTATTTTGTTGCTGTTCCCCTGCCGCCGCATGTGGAGCAATCGCTGGCTGCCATGCAGCCGAGAGGCCTTGAGGGCGCACGGCTGGCAGATCCAGATTCGTTCCACCTCACGCTGCATTTCCTGGGCTCATTGAGCAGCGAGCAGATATCAGAAGTAATCGCGGCTCTCAATGATGTGGCGTTCGCCACCTTCCCCCTCACGATTCGCGGGGCGAACGTCTTTCGTCGCGACGGCGTGCCGTTTGTGCTTTGGGCCGGCGTGGACGATTGCCCCGCGCTGCGTGACCTGCAACGCGAGATCGGCACCGCACTGCACAGTGCCAGCGGTTTTCAACCAGAGAATCGCACCTACTCACCGCACATCACGTTGGCGCGTCTGAAAGAGAATGTTTTAGATTCGGAGTTGTCCGCCGAGTTGCGCCGCAACGCTGAGGTTGTGATTGCTGAGATCGCGATTTCTCAGTTCGCGCTCTTCTCCAGCCGTAACGAAAACGGCGTGCCCTATTATCGAGTTGAGGCCCAGTTTTCGAACGACGCGAGAACCTGA
- a CDS encoding DUF58 domain-containing protein, translating to MATAESYLKPEVIRNVARLDLRARFIVEGFLSGLHASPFQGFSVEFSEHRRYTQGDDTRNIDWLVYAKTDRYYVKKYQAETNITGYLLMDLSESMAYTYRQDLTKFDYSICLAAALSYLMVHQQDPVGLVTFDEKIQASLPARSKRSQLGNILALLSRAKPAGVTDVARSLRQFAPMIRHKSLIMLFSDLLTDPDPVLDALRMIRFAGHDIIVFHVLDEAEVNFPFDGMCELRDPESGQLMTVDAAGIRGDYLDAMKQLRDRYKTACRTIGADFVELDTSMHFDKALVEYLSQRKARF from the coding sequence ATGGCCACCGCCGAGAGTTACCTGAAGCCTGAAGTCATCCGCAATGTCGCGCGGCTCGATCTGCGGGCACGTTTCATTGTCGAAGGTTTTCTGAGCGGTCTGCATGCGTCGCCGTTCCAGGGTTTCAGCGTCGAGTTCAGCGAGCATCGCCGGTACACCCAGGGGGACGACACCCGCAATATCGACTGGCTGGTCTACGCCAAAACCGATCGGTACTACGTTAAAAAGTATCAGGCCGAGACGAACATCACCGGGTATCTGCTGATGGATCTCTCGGAGAGCATGGCCTACACCTACCGTCAGGATCTCACGAAATTCGATTATTCGATCTGTCTGGCCGCTGCGCTCTCGTATCTGATGGTTCACCAGCAAGACCCCGTCGGGCTGGTGACGTTCGACGAAAAAATTCAGGCGAGCCTGCCTGCCCGCAGCAAGCGATCGCAACTGGGGAACATTCTGGCCCTGCTGTCGCGAGCCAAGCCTGCCGGCGTGACCGATGTCGCCCGATCGCTGCGTCAGTTTGCTCCGATGATTCGGCACAAGAGCCTGATCATGCTGTTTTCTGATTTGCTGACCGACCCCGATCCGGTGCTCGATGCCCTGCGGATGATCCGCTTTGCCGGGCATGACATCATCGTGTTTCATGTTCTCGACGAGGCTGAAGTCAATTTTCCGTTCGACGGCATGTGCGAACTCCGCGACCCGGAATCCGGCCAGTTGATGACGGTCGATGCCGCGGGAATTCGAGGCGACTACCTGGACGCGATGAAGCAACTCCGCGACCGCTACAAGACTGCCTGCCGCACGATCGGGGCCGATTTCGTGGAACTGGACACCAGCATGCACTTCGACAAAGCACTGGTCGAATACCTGTCTCAACGCAAAGCCCGGTTTTAG
- the argJ gene encoding bifunctional glutamate N-acetyltransferase/amino-acid acetyltransferase ArgJ, giving the protein MNAEEALPLGFQTAGITCGIKVSGKLDLALFVSDFPAVAAGVFTQNRVVGAPVIVTRDRVPSSTVRAVIINSGNSNACTGERGISDARLMTALVAERLNAREEDVLVCSTGVIGKFLPMEKISSGIRDALQKLSDETDHLRLAAQSIMTTDTVEKIVTRHFELRGKRVTITGVCKGAAMIAPNMATMLSVVMTDVQLPMGVATDMLRAAVNRSFNCISVEGHTSTSDTVLLLANGAAEVECRDAADLERFQANLSEVCMELSRKIIRDAEGAKHFVTVNVQGLPSEADARKIAKAVCDSPLVKTAVTGNDPNWGRIVSAAGYAGVPFHEPDLSLILNGVVIYEAGRPLDYDESALSNSMKSGMVTIDLQFRLGKAQVTYWTCDLTAEYIHLNADYTT; this is encoded by the coding sequence ATGAACGCCGAAGAAGCACTCCCCCTAGGATTTCAGACTGCCGGCATCACCTGTGGAATCAAGGTGTCAGGCAAGCTGGACCTCGCGCTGTTCGTCTCGGACTTTCCCGCTGTGGCGGCGGGGGTCTTTACGCAGAATCGGGTCGTTGGCGCGCCCGTGATCGTCACGCGCGATCGTGTGCCGTCGTCGACAGTGCGGGCAGTGATCATCAATTCCGGCAACTCAAACGCCTGTACGGGGGAACGGGGTATTTCTGACGCCCGGCTGATGACGGCCCTCGTTGCTGAGCGTCTGAATGCACGTGAAGAAGACGTGCTGGTCTGTTCCACCGGGGTGATTGGCAAGTTCCTGCCGATGGAAAAGATTTCCAGCGGCATTCGCGATGCCCTGCAGAAACTCTCGGATGAGACCGATCATCTGCGGCTGGCGGCGCAGTCGATCATGACGACTGACACCGTCGAAAAGATCGTGACCCGGCACTTCGAACTGCGCGGGAAACGGGTGACGATCACGGGCGTCTGCAAAGGGGCGGCAATGATCGCCCCCAACATGGCAACGATGCTGTCCGTGGTGATGACCGACGTGCAACTGCCGATGGGGGTCGCGACAGACATGCTCCGCGCGGCGGTGAATCGCAGCTTCAACTGCATCTCGGTCGAAGGGCACACCAGTACCAGCGATACAGTTTTGCTTCTCGCCAATGGCGCGGCCGAAGTCGAATGTCGCGATGCCGCTGATCTCGAACGGTTTCAGGCGAACCTGTCGGAAGTCTGCATGGAACTTTCGCGGAAGATCATCCGCGACGCTGAAGGGGCGAAGCATTTTGTCACTGTCAACGTGCAGGGGCTGCCCTCCGAAGCGGACGCACGCAAGATCGCCAAAGCAGTCTGCGACAGTCCGCTGGTCAAAACAGCGGTGACGGGTAACGATCCCAACTGGGGACGCATCGTGTCAGCCGCCGGCTATGCGGGGGTGCCGTTTCACGAACCCGACCTGTCGCTGATTCTCAACGGCGTGGTCATCTACGAAGCCGGCCGACCTCTCGACTACGACGAGTCCGCACTCTCGAACTCGATGAAGTCCGGCATGGTGACAATCGATTTGCAGTTCCGACTCGGCAAGGCTCAGGTGACCTATTGGACCTGCGACCTGACGGCGGAATACATCCATTTGAACGCCGATTATACGACTTGA
- a CDS encoding (deoxy)nucleoside triphosphate pyrophosphohydrolase, which yields MSIAAQDDSNSDRGVRIGIAVVERDGCILVGIRGPDQVLPGLHEFPGGKCHPGETPEDCTARECLEETGLSIEIVDLLYQTSHDYPHGRVELHFFHCRVRDDRGGPLLGNFTWVQTSQLDALQFPEANRPVVEKLLRPEA from the coding sequence ATGTCGATCGCAGCACAGGACGATTCAAATTCAGATCGCGGCGTCCGCATCGGCATTGCCGTTGTCGAACGGGACGGATGTATTCTGGTCGGAATCCGAGGACCGGATCAGGTGCTGCCTGGGCTGCATGAGTTCCCCGGCGGAAAGTGCCATCCGGGCGAAACTCCTGAAGACTGCACGGCGCGGGAATGTCTGGAAGAAACCGGGCTCAGCATCGAGATCGTCGACCTGCTCTATCAGACCAGTCACGACTATCCGCATGGCCGCGTTGAACTGCATTTCTTCCACTGCCGTGTCCGAGACGACCGAGGCGGGCCGCTGCTGGGGAACTTTACCTGGGTGCAGACATCGCAGCTCGATGCCCTGCAGTTCCCCGAGGCAAATCGTCCAGTAGTCGAGAAACTACTTCGACCGGAAGCCTGA
- the mazG gene encoding nucleoside triphosphate pyrophosphohydrolase — protein MSLSAPGTPPQPESLAERFVTLCNVIAQLRSPQGCPWDREQTMKSIKPYTLEETYELLEAIDSDDNAAIQEELGDVLLQVVLDSQIAADEGRFDIIQVIEGITRKMISRHPHVFGDAVAKTAADVRAHWENAKKKEKSRESLLDGIPTDLPALAKTARITKKAAGVGYDFPHRDMLFDKLREEITELQQELYPTGEAPHVPATVDLPPVPDVAITDPALRDRVEGELGDILFVVANIARRWGINPEEALRRSNEKFSNRFRYIERGIAARGRNMQEATLAEMEELYQQGKRQEPR, from the coding sequence ATGTCACTTTCGGCGCCTGGCACTCCCCCGCAACCTGAATCGCTGGCCGAACGGTTCGTCACGCTGTGCAACGTGATCGCCCAGTTGCGTTCGCCCCAGGGGTGCCCGTGGGATCGCGAACAGACGATGAAGTCGATCAAGCCGTATACGCTCGAAGAAACCTACGAGCTGCTCGAAGCCATCGACTCAGACGACAACGCCGCCATTCAGGAAGAACTGGGAGACGTGCTGCTGCAGGTGGTTCTCGATTCCCAGATCGCCGCGGACGAAGGACGCTTCGACATCATTCAGGTGATCGAAGGGATCACTCGCAAAATGATTTCTCGCCACCCCCATGTGTTTGGCGACGCCGTAGCAAAAACCGCGGCCGACGTCCGTGCTCACTGGGAAAATGCCAAGAAGAAAGAGAAGTCGCGAGAATCTCTGCTCGATGGCATTCCGACCGATCTGCCGGCACTGGCGAAGACCGCCCGCATCACCAAAAAGGCGGCCGGCGTCGGCTACGACTTTCCCCACCGCGACATGCTGTTCGACAAACTCCGGGAAGAAATCACCGAGTTGCAGCAGGAGCTCTATCCGACAGGGGAAGCCCCCCATGTGCCGGCCACCGTCGACCTGCCGCCCGTCCCCGACGTTGCGATCACCGATCCCGCGCTCCGCGACCGCGTGGAAGGCGAACTGGGAGACATTCTGTTTGTCGTCGCCAACATCGCCCGTCGTTGGGGCATCAACCCCGAAGAAGCGCTGCGACGATCCAACGAGAAATTCTCCAACCGCTTCCGCTACATCGAACGCGGCATCGCCGCCCGCGGAAGAAACATGCAGGAGGCCACGCTCGCCGAGATGGAAGAACTCTATCAGCAGGGAAAACGGCAAGAACCCCGCTGA
- the def gene encoding peptide deformylase: MQIVPYPHPALSFKSVDLKQIDATLRKTVGEMFDLMYEANGIGLAANQVGLPFRFFIVNLASRPEEADEEMVFLNPVLTRKRGTDLGEEGCLSLPGLYGDVRRASDLIIEAFDLNGAGFRMELDDLAARVVQHENDHLDGVLFTDRMREEGTSAKLDIKIPRFVTAWQQAQRAGHIPGDEAIRDDLKRMAQAGTVPEDFLTRPALKIATPELKD, from the coding sequence ATGCAGATTGTTCCTTATCCCCACCCCGCCCTGTCGTTCAAATCGGTCGATCTCAAACAGATCGATGCCACGCTCCGCAAGACGGTCGGCGAGATGTTCGACCTGATGTACGAAGCCAACGGCATCGGGCTGGCCGCGAATCAGGTGGGTCTGCCATTCCGCTTCTTCATTGTGAATCTCGCCTCGCGCCCCGAGGAAGCCGATGAAGAGATGGTCTTTCTGAATCCGGTGCTCACGCGAAAGCGGGGCACTGACCTCGGGGAAGAAGGATGCCTGAGTCTGCCTGGGCTTTACGGCGATGTCCGCCGCGCCTCCGACCTCATCATCGAGGCGTTCGATCTCAACGGCGCTGGCTTTCGCATGGAGCTGGATGACCTCGCCGCCCGTGTGGTACAGCACGAGAACGACCACCTCGACGGCGTCCTGTTCACCGACCGCATGCGGGAAGAAGGCACGAGCGCCAAGCTCGACATCAAGATCCCCCGTTTCGTCACCGCCTGGCAGCAGGCACAACGGGCAGGTCACATTCCCGGCGACGAAGCGATTCGCGACGACCTCAAGAGAATGGCGCAGGCCGGGACTGTCCCCGAAGATTTTTTGACTCGACCCGCTTTGAAGATTGCGACGCCAGAGTTGAAAGACTAG
- the acpS gene encoding holo-ACP synthase, translating to MIFGLGTDIVEIVRIGEMIERHGELFLQRVYTEDEIKYCQRHKEALQHYAGRWAAKEAVMKTLGTGFTKGVGWKDIQVCNTKSGRPIIELSGGAAQVAKSVGIDNVLITISHCRAYATATAIALQHSPRGDDERNI from the coding sequence ATGATTTTCGGCTTAGGAACCGACATCGTCGAGATCGTGCGGATCGGTGAAATGATCGAGCGCCACGGCGAACTGTTCCTGCAACGGGTCTACACCGAAGACGAGATCAAGTACTGCCAGCGTCACAAAGAGGCGCTACAGCATTACGCCGGCCGCTGGGCCGCCAAAGAAGCGGTGATGAAGACCTTGGGAACCGGCTTCACCAAGGGAGTCGGCTGGAAAGACATTCAGGTCTGCAACACGAAGTCAGGCCGACCGATTATCGAACTCTCCGGCGGCGCCGCCCAAGTGGCGAAAAGCGTCGGCATCGACAACGTGCTGATCACCATCTCGCACTGCCGGGCCTATGCCACGGCGACGGCTATCGCGCTGCAACACAGCCCCCGCGGCGACGATGAGCGAAACATCTGA
- a CDS encoding DUF2079 domain-containing protein has translation MPPAKPPVPAVPLPLVVLCFGLQMLAVGLFLLFAGESELIAGAFFSSELWERLLTFAGGDFVRTPEGLTAIWPLPAVAGCAFLLCGAANLGSWVLARYWKLPKSTGGRAASCTRQDDILSETVIANTFWTLPIAVWSGLWIVNLLLSGMPLTAALLRSVQMALAATLAGWLWEALRHGLKHGPAEMAGSRKSMRILGAGMVCYVALFATLNFALWFNLQIPHGDSSMYEEHLWNTLHGKGFRSYLDQGLFLGEHIQVVHLLLLPLYALIPSHLLLEFSGSAALALGAIPVYSMARRHSGSTVAARLLALAYLLYFPLQFLDIAIDLKTFRPSAFGIPLLLWAIDLGERRRWGWMSLALALTLSCQEDFAVVIAPWGLWLLVDAWRQKGRLEEPERRGQMLAGSLVCVLAALYVVVAVKVAIPWFRDGVTVHYASYFQAFGKTPVEIVLNILTRPDRLVLHLATAGTLALFLDLLLPLGLPFRAWDRLLVAAPIFLLLALNELTKDFPGPFHHFHAPIIPILVWAACASVAAGSKHAPATSDVVRERALWILCCSAVTCVFFSLSPLGIKFWDSGSPFYWQRLYVPDERAKQFAKVLPLIPPTARVASTDFIHPRFTHFERSYDYSHYPRRVANYEDKVPDDTDYIVIDTGHRYSDIRRFEEMREYRDQRDQWEVVPVDTQGYFIVLKRVHKPAAPVAEEGRP, from the coding sequence TTGCCGCCTGCGAAACCGCCTGTTCCTGCCGTCCCGTTGCCGCTCGTCGTGCTCTGCTTTGGCTTGCAGATGCTGGCGGTGGGACTGTTTTTGCTGTTTGCCGGCGAGAGCGAACTGATCGCTGGGGCCTTTTTCAGCAGTGAACTCTGGGAACGATTGCTGACGTTTGCCGGAGGCGATTTTGTCCGGACGCCGGAAGGACTGACCGCGATCTGGCCGTTGCCGGCAGTGGCAGGCTGTGCCTTTCTCCTGTGCGGAGCGGCGAATCTTGGCTCGTGGGTGCTGGCGCGGTATTGGAAGCTGCCAAAAAGCACTGGCGGACGAGCCGCCAGTTGCACTCGGCAAGACGACATACTGTCTGAGACTGTCATCGCCAATACGTTCTGGACGCTCCCCATCGCCGTCTGGAGCGGGTTGTGGATCGTCAACCTGCTGCTATCCGGGATGCCATTGACCGCGGCGCTGCTCCGCAGCGTGCAGATGGCGCTGGCGGCGACGCTGGCCGGCTGGTTGTGGGAAGCCCTGCGCCACGGTTTGAAGCACGGGCCTGCGGAGATGGCCGGCTCCAGAAAATCCATGCGCATCCTCGGGGCTGGCATGGTCTGTTACGTCGCGCTGTTCGCGACGCTGAACTTCGCACTCTGGTTCAACCTGCAGATTCCGCATGGCGATTCCTCAATGTACGAGGAACACTTGTGGAACACGCTGCATGGGAAGGGCTTTCGCAGCTATCTCGATCAGGGGTTGTTTCTGGGCGAACACATTCAGGTGGTCCATCTGCTGTTGCTGCCGCTGTATGCTCTGATTCCGTCGCACCTCTTATTGGAATTCAGCGGGTCGGCCGCACTCGCACTCGGGGCGATTCCGGTGTATTCGATGGCGCGGCGACACAGCGGATCGACCGTCGCGGCACGGCTGCTGGCGCTCGCTTATCTGCTGTACTTCCCGTTGCAATTTCTGGACATCGCGATCGATCTGAAGACGTTCCGCCCGAGTGCGTTTGGCATTCCGCTGCTGTTATGGGCGATTGATCTCGGGGAGCGTCGGCGTTGGGGTTGGATGAGTCTTGCCCTCGCACTGACACTCTCCTGCCAGGAAGACTTCGCGGTCGTGATCGCGCCATGGGGACTTTGGCTGCTGGTTGATGCTTGGCGGCAGAAAGGCAGACTCGAAGAGCCGGAACGCCGAGGGCAGATGCTGGCGGGATCGCTGGTCTGTGTGCTGGCAGCGCTGTATGTGGTCGTCGCGGTGAAGGTCGCGATCCCCTGGTTTCGGGACGGTGTCACGGTTCACTATGCGAGTTATTTTCAGGCGTTCGGCAAAACGCCTGTCGAGATCGTGCTGAATATCCTCACCCGACCAGACCGGCTGGTGCTGCATCTGGCGACGGCCGGGACGCTGGCGCTGTTTCTCGATCTGCTGTTACCGCTGGGGCTGCCGTTTCGGGCATGGGACCGGCTACTCGTGGCAGCGCCGATTTTCCTGCTGCTGGCATTGAATGAATTGACGAAGGATTTTCCCGGACCCTTTCATCACTTTCATGCCCCGATCATTCCGATCCTCGTCTGGGCCGCGTGCGCGAGCGTTGCAGCAGGCAGCAAGCACGCTCCAGCCACTTCGGACGTCGTTCGCGAGCGTGCTTTGTGGATCTTGTGCTGCTCGGCAGTGACGTGCGTCTTCTTCAGCCTGTCACCTCTCGGGATCAAATTCTGGGATTCCGGCAGCCCGTTCTATTGGCAGCGGCTGTATGTGCCCGATGAGCGTGCAAAGCAGTTTGCGAAGGTGCTGCCGCTGATTCCGCCGACGGCGAGGGTCGCATCCACCGATTTCATTCATCCGCGATTCACTCACTTTGAGCGGTCGTATGACTACAGCCACTACCCGCGGCGCGTGGCGAACTACGAGGACAAAGTTCCGGACGACACCGATTACATCGTGATTGACACCGGCCATCGCTACAGCGACATTCGCCGATTTGAAGAGATGCGGGAATATCGCGACCAGCGGGATCAATGGGAAGTGGTGCCGGTCGACACGCAGGGGTACTTCATTGTGTTGAAGCGAGTTCACAAACCGGCCGCGCCAGTGGCGGAAGAGGGCCGGCCATGA
- a CDS encoding DHA2 family efflux MFS transporter permease subunit, with the protein MSTAVATAAPVQRAAINPWIVAFAVVIPTFMEVLDTTIANVALRYIAGGLSAAVTDSEWVITSYLAANATVLPISGWLATRLGRRNYFLGSIAVFTIASALCGAATSLEELIFFRILQGLAGGGLQPSSQAILLDAFPPAKQGAAMTLFGMAALIAPVVGPTLGGYLTVNYDWRWIFYINVPIGIFGLLAAAAVLQDPDYLKQERADMKKSGFRFDTIGLGALALTLSSWEILLSKGQEWDWFGDPFWRVQVLAACFVGGLGFFIWHELRIAAPVVNLRPLAERNFAASCIICFSAYAVLYAASTTLPALLQALFGYDALASGIVMSPSGLFAIMAIMTVGAILGRGIDARWFIAIGLLLMAAGCYWMAIMNLDISPWQVVWPRVVMIMGLSTLFAPLNVAAYLYTPRDMRAAAVGLFALLRNEGGSVGTSLAQTMEVRREQFHTSRIGEFLDPLNPTVNEFLNQGEQFYLQFTGDPVGSRQMALQTLANLRQEQAAALSYFDDFYLFAMLALSLLLLLPLMKRSVPGKGVQIHAE; encoded by the coding sequence ATGTCGACCGCCGTCGCCACTGCCGCCCCTGTCCAACGCGCTGCCATCAATCCCTGGATTGTGGCGTTCGCGGTCGTGATCCCGACGTTCATGGAAGTCCTGGACACGACGATCGCCAATGTGGCGCTGCGCTATATCGCCGGAGGACTTTCCGCGGCAGTGACCGACAGCGAATGGGTCATCACCAGCTATCTGGCAGCGAATGCGACGGTCCTTCCCATCTCCGGCTGGCTGGCGACGCGGCTGGGCCGGCGGAATTATTTTCTGGGGTCGATTGCCGTCTTCACGATCGCTTCGGCCTTGTGCGGCGCGGCGACAAGTCTCGAAGAACTGATTTTCTTCCGCATTCTGCAAGGTCTGGCAGGCGGTGGATTACAGCCGTCGAGTCAGGCCATTCTCCTCGATGCGTTCCCTCCCGCAAAACAGGGGGCGGCGATGACGCTGTTTGGGATGGCGGCGTTGATTGCTCCGGTCGTCGGCCCGACCCTCGGAGGGTATCTGACCGTCAACTATGACTGGCGGTGGATCTTCTACATCAATGTGCCGATCGGCATCTTCGGTCTGCTGGCCGCGGCGGCTGTGCTGCAGGATCCGGACTACCTCAAGCAGGAACGGGCCGACATGAAGAAGTCGGGGTTCCGGTTCGATACGATCGGACTGGGGGCGCTGGCGCTGACACTGTCCTCCTGGGAAATCCTGCTCAGCAAAGGCCAGGAATGGGACTGGTTTGGCGACCCGTTCTGGCGCGTACAGGTGCTTGCGGCCTGTTTCGTCGGGGGGCTGGGATTCTTTATCTGGCACGAACTCCGGATCGCCGCGCCGGTCGTCAATCTGCGTCCGCTGGCCGAGCGGAATTTTGCGGCCTCGTGCATCATCTGTTTTTCGGCGTATGCCGTGCTGTATGCCGCCAGCACCACACTCCCTGCGTTACTCCAGGCCCTGTTTGGGTACGACGCCCTGGCCTCAGGTATTGTGATGTCCCCCTCAGGACTATTCGCGATCATGGCGATCATGACTGTCGGAGCGATCCTGGGCCGCGGGATCGATGCCAGATGGTTCATCGCCATCGGCCTGCTGCTGATGGCAGCCGGCTGTTACTGGATGGCGATCATGAACCTCGACATCAGCCCCTGGCAGGTGGTCTGGCCCCGGGTGGTGATGATCATGGGACTCTCAACGCTCTTCGCGCCCTTGAACGTGGCGGCTTATCTCTACACTCCCAGAGATATGCGGGCGGCAGCCGTGGGCCTGTTCGCGCTGCTGCGGAATGAAGGGGGAAGCGTCGGCACGTCGCTCGCCCAGACGATGGAGGTCCGACGCGAACAGTTTCATACGTCCCGTATCGGCGAGTTTCTCGACCCCTTGAATCCGACGGTGAACGAGTTCCTGAACCAAGGGGAGCAATTCTATCTGCAGTTCACCGGAGATCCGGTCGGATCACGGCAAATGGCCCTGCAGACCTTGGCCAACCTACGTCAGGAACAGGCAGCGGCGCTGTCATACTTCGATGACTTCTACCTGTTCGCCATGCTGGCGCTGTCGCTCCTGCTGCTGCTGCCGCTGATGAAACGGTCGGTGCCTGGCAAGGGAGTTCAGATTCACGCGGAATAG
- a CDS encoding HlyD family secretion protein — MDTADKQPTPVAPQETTPVASAAPAKTSPHQSDRWKALRWVGLVVGLLLAAWFVFPWIVLAMNTVSTDDAYVDGHVTFVAARVAGQVKQVLVDDNVHVKKGDVLVVIDPEPFQVQVDIQKAMVAVAEADLAAAFATVEGDIAQARSARFNLEHAIETVRNQVALLRSNVAQLKVTQSNLVLAERDYERNKKLVAEQAVTQAEFDIYSAKLDAARSQVDSAQQVIQETRASLGLQANEQDPLSIPDDLEQNFSLVREALAQALEAVARVGYTPKSWNLTPQQALDAFYKQDPDGNLDRIYARLLPNAPLVKQSEAKLMQAKRDLELAELNLRYTKVVSEIDGVVTRRNVNPGNNVQVGQSLMAVRSLTEIWVNANFKETQLANLRIGQPVRMRVDMYGRKQEFNGRISGFTMGTGQTLALLPPQNATGNFIKIVQRLPVRIEFTDYDPAKAPLFVGLSVTPHVYFKEPATGPNAGDVLQPLSVLPAPVGDPETRAEEAAGFEKTSPPPAEKMP; from the coding sequence ATGGACACCGCAGACAAGCAGCCGACGCCAGTTGCTCCGCAAGAAACAACGCCTGTGGCCTCGGCCGCGCCGGCGAAAACCAGTCCTCACCAGAGTGATCGCTGGAAAGCCCTGCGTTGGGTAGGACTTGTCGTGGGGCTGCTGCTGGCGGCGTGGTTCGTGTTTCCGTGGATCGTCCTGGCGATGAATACGGTCTCGACGGACGATGCCTACGTCGACGGCCACGTCACGTTCGTGGCGGCGCGCGTGGCAGGTCAGGTCAAACAGGTGCTCGTCGACGACAACGTGCATGTCAAAAAAGGAGACGTGCTGGTTGTCATCGATCCCGAGCCGTTTCAGGTTCAGGTCGATATCCAGAAGGCGATGGTCGCAGTGGCGGAAGCAGACCTCGCGGCCGCGTTTGCCACTGTGGAGGGCGATATCGCCCAGGCCCGCAGCGCGCGATTCAATCTCGAACACGCCATCGAGACGGTGAGGAATCAGGTGGCCCTGCTGCGGTCCAATGTGGCACAGCTGAAGGTGACACAGTCCAACCTCGTCCTTGCTGAACGCGACTATGAGCGCAACAAAAAGCTCGTGGCAGAGCAAGCGGTGACGCAGGCGGAGTTCGATATCTACTCCGCCAAGCTCGACGCCGCCCGCAGCCAGGTCGACAGCGCACAACAGGTGATTCAGGAAACTCGAGCGAGCCTCGGTTTGCAGGCCAACGAACAGGATCCGCTCTCGATTCCAGACGATCTGGAACAGAACTTTTCACTGGTCAGGGAGGCCCTGGCCCAGGCATTGGAGGCTGTCGCGCGAGTTGGCTACACGCCGAAATCGTGGAACCTGACGCCGCAACAGGCGCTCGACGCATTCTACAAACAGGATCCCGACGGCAACCTCGACCGAATCTACGCCCGACTGTTGCCCAATGCTCCACTGGTCAAGCAGTCGGAAGCAAAACTTATGCAGGCAAAGCGCGATCTGGAACTGGCCGAACTCAATCTCCGTTACACCAAAGTCGTCAGTGAAATCGACGGGGTGGTGACCCGACGAAACGTCAATCCGGGCAACAACGTTCAGGTGGGGCAAAGCCTGATGGCCGTGCGATCGCTGACCGAGATCTGGGTGAACGCCAATTTCAAGGAAACGCAGTTAGCCAATCTGCGCATCGGGCAACCGGTGCGGATGCGGGTCGACATGTACGGCCGCAAGCAGGAATTCAACGGACGCATCAGCGGCTTCACGATGGGCACCGGGCAAACGCTGGCCCTGTTGCCGCCGCAAAACGCCACCGGCAACTTCATCAAGATCGTGCAGCGGCTGCCGGTGCGAATCGAGTTCACGGATTACGATCCGGCCAAAGCGCCGTTGTTCGTGGGCCTGTCCGTCACCCCGCATGTCTATTTCAAAGAACCGGCGACCGGCCCCAACGCGGGCGATGTCCTCCAACCGCTTTCCGTACTTCCAGCGCCCGTTGGCGACCCGGAGACTCGGGCCGAAGAGGCGGCAGGCTTCGAAAAAACATCGCCTCCGCCGGCCGAAAAGATGCCGTAA